In the Loxodonta africana isolate mLoxAfr1 chromosome 1, mLoxAfr1.hap2, whole genome shotgun sequence genome, one interval contains:
- the HRG gene encoding histidine-rich glycoprotein → MKVFLAALFLISLRYSYAVSPTDCHGTEPVAEKVLDLVNKWRRDGYLFQLLRVADAHLDEAESAAVYYLVLDVKESDCSVLSRKHWDDCEPAASRRPSDTVIGQCKVIATMLSKESQDLRVNDFNCTMSSVSSALVNTKDSPVLLDFFEDTEPYRKQANKALEKYKTEKGDDFTSFRVDKVERVARARGGERTNYYVDFSIRNCSGPHSHRHPNVFGFCRADFSYEVEASDLETPEDLVTNCDVFSLEEHRNFSGGQHYLGHPFHSGGHHPHEDHPHGPPPHGHPPHGHPPHGHPPHGHPPHGPPPHEHPPHGPPPHGHPPHGPPPHGHPPHGPPPHGPPPHGPPPHGPPPHGHPPHGPPPHGPPPHGPPPHGPPPHGHPPHGHPPHGHPPHGHHPHGDNFHGHTPCDPPPYYQGPRDHPRHDLPPRHPKERGPGKGPFMFHWRQVGYVYRLPPLNKGEVLSPPEANFPKQSLPSQNSPLKPKIQPFPQSASESCPGKFNNEFLQLLQFFENTIPK, encoded by the exons ATGAAGGTGTTCCTTGCAGCTCTGTTTTTGATCTCGCTGCGGTATTCTTACGCCGTGAGTCCCACTGATTGCCATGGGACTGAGCCGGTGGCTGAGAAAGTTCTAGACCTGGTCAATAAATGGCGACGGGATGGTTACCTTTTCCAGTTGCTGCGGGTCGCTGATGCTCACTTGGACGAAGCG GAATCTGCAGCTGTCTATTATTTAGTCCTAGATGTGAAAGAATCTGACTGTTCAGTCCTGTCCAGGAAACACTGGGATGACTGTGAGCCAGCTGCTTCTAGGCGCCCATCTGATACG GTAATCGGGCAATGTAAGGTGATAGCTACAATGCTTTCAAAGGAATCTCAGGATCTTAGAGTGAATGACTTTAACTGCACCATGAGTTCTG tctcttcgGCACTGGTCAATACCAAAGACAGTCCTGTGCTTCTGGATTTCTTTGAGGATACTGAGCCCTACAGGAAACAAGCCAACAAAGCCCTTGAGAAATATAAAACGGAGAAAGGTGATGATTTCACCTCTTTCAGGGTAGACAAAGTGGAAAGAGTTGCAAGAGCG CGAGGAGGGGAAAGAACCAATTACTATGTGGACTTCTCCATAAGGAACTGCTCCGGGCCCCATTCTCACAGGCACCCTAAT GTCTTTGGATTCTGCAGAGCAGATTTTTCATATGAAGTAGAAGCCTCTGACTTGGAAACCCCAGAAGATCTTGTCACCAATTGTGACGTCTTCAGTCTTGAG gaacATAGAAACTTCAGTGGTGGACAACACTATTTGGGCCATCCATTCCACTCTGGTGGACATCATCCCCATGAGGATCATCCCCACGGACCCCCTCCCCACGGACACCCCCCCCATGGACACCCACCCCACGGTCACCCCCCCCACGGACACCCCCCCCACGGACCCCCGCCCCACGAACACCCTCCCCACGGACCCCCGCCTCACGGACACCCCCCCCACGGACCCCCGCCCCACGGACACCCTCCCCACGGACCCCCGCCTCACGGACCCCCGCCCCACGGACCCCCGCCTCACGGACCCCCACCCCACGGACACCCACCCCACGGACCCCCGCCCCACGGACCCCCGCCCCACGGACCCCCTCCCCACGGACCCCCTCCCCACGGACACCCCCCCCACGGACACCCCCCCCACGGACATCCCCCCCACGGACACCATCCCCATGGTGACAATTTCCATGGCCACACACCCTGTGACCCACCACCCTATTACCAAGGTCCCCGTGATCACCCTCGCCATGACCTGCCACCTAGGCATCCAAAAGAAAGAGGCCCAGGTAAAGGACCCTTTATGTTCCATTGGAGACAAGTTGGATATGTTTACCGGCTCCCCCCACTAAACAAAGGTGAAGTTCTTTCTCCTCCTGAAGCCAATTTTCCCAAGCAGTCATTGCCAAGCCAAAACAGTCCCCTGAAGCCAAAGATTCAGCCCTTCCCTCAGTCAGCCTCTGAATCATGTCCAGGGAAGTTCAATAATGAGTTTCTACAACTTCTGCAGTTTTTTGAAAATACAATTCCAAAATAA